A single window of Plectropomus leopardus isolate mb chromosome 12, YSFRI_Pleo_2.0, whole genome shotgun sequence DNA harbors:
- the bcl10 gene encoding B-cell lymphoma/leukemia 10: protein MDVPHLTEDEMAEIKKDVLTRLRHYLCDKIRAERHLDYLRSRRILTRDDAEDIGCRTTQTKRTATLLDILAENPRGLDSLIDSIRELRTQNFIITKITDEVQKVKNEKIEALRAASSSSSDSSLNTPSTTSDFPTTFSSNSTLLFHPDGERSPSTSDIAGSLNLPSLQKCGDLPSVAGTSIGIASSTTSSSLPRPGDPGAPPLPDEVMVESPSNIDAAAPGCTSGGGDPNFQPLRSRSLTPTSHRSIF from the exons ATGGATGTTCCTCACCTCACTGAAGATGAAATGGCAGAGATTAAAAAAGAC GTGCTGACCAGACTGCGGCACTACCTCTGCGACAAGATCAGAGCAGAACGCCACCTCGACTACCTGCGCTCTCGCAGGATCCTGACACGAGACGACGCAGAAGACATTGGCTGCAGGACCACACAGACCAAGAGGACGGCCACGTTATTGGACATACTGGCTGAGAACCCCCGGGGCCTGGATTCCTTGATTGACTCCATAAGAGAGTTGCGCACACAGAATTTCATCATCACCAAAATCACAGATGAGGtgcaaaaggtcaaaaacgAGAAGATCGAGGCTCTCAGAG CGGCTTCAAGTTCCTCCTCTGACAGCAGCCTCAACACTCCGAGCACGACCAGCGACTTCCCCACAACGTTTTCAAGCAACTCCACCCTGCTCTTCCACCCAGACGGAGAGCGAAGCCCCTCCACGTCAGACATAGCAGGCTCGCTCAATCTGCCGTCATTACAGAAATGTGGAGACTTGCCCTCTGTGGCAGGCACTAGCATCGGCATCGCCTCCTCCACAACCTCCTCCAGCCTCCCGAGGCCCGGAGACCCAGGCGCTCCTCCGCTGCCTGACGAGGTTATGGTCGAATCCCCCTCCAACATAGATGCTGCAGCGCCAGGGTGCACCAGTGGCGGAGGGGACCCAAACTTCCAGCCCCTGCGGTCACGCTCTCTCACTCCAACGTCACATAGGAGcatcttttaa
- the mcoln3a gene encoding mucolipin-3, whose protein sequence is MEDSEPLCASRSEERRLNGHCRWSAHTLDSKVVEDFRRRLKYFFMNPCEKYRARGRKPWKLMLQILKIAIITVQLVSFGLSNEMMVTFKDENLMTFRHLFLKGYKDHKMGSYALYTKADVYDHIYYIINRYINLQNLTVGNLAYESVDGEYTPLSVCQEFYRNSSIYPGNETFDIDPHIDKDCISIYPVQSFDHSGSAMHLNFSLDFKRLLSVNIYLTLKTINLQTVRHHELPDCYDFHIMIMFDNRAHSGKIKLDVINDVRIYECRDWNVEGTSGKNDYLLLSFDSVVILACFTSLILCMRSVINGIQLQFEFNIFFHAYYNKMVSWSDRMEFVNGWYILIIVSDTLTIAGSALKIGIQTKYLTNYDVCSILLGTATMLVWVGVMRYLGFFRKYNILILTLRAAFPNVIRFCCCAAMIYLGYCFCGWIVLGPYHDKFRTLDKVTECLFSLLNGDDMYATFLKMRHGGYMVWLFSRLYLYSFISLFIYMVLSLFIALITDTYETIKHHQQDKMPVSQLHAFIAECRDQPESGRYQTDEEPASCCLSSCCCF, encoded by the exons ATGGAGGACTCTGAGCCGCTGTGTGCCTCGaggtcagaggagaggaggctgaACGGTCACTGCAGATGGAGCGCTCACACCCTGGACTCAAAGGTGGTGGAGGACTTCAGACGGAGGCTCAAGTACTTCTTCATGAACCCATGTGAGAAATACAGAGCCAGGGGTCGCAAACCGTGGAAACTGATgttgcaaatattaaaaattgcaataatcaCAGTCCAG TTAGTCTCTTTCGGCCTGAGCAACGAAATGATGGTCACCTTCAAAGATGAAAATCTGATGACATTCAGACATCTGTTTCTAAAAGGATACAAGGATCACAAGATGGGAAGCTACGCACTCTACACAAAGGCAGACGTGTATGATCACATCTACTACATCATAAACAGG taCATCAATCTCCAAAACCTGACAGTAGGTAATCTTGCATACGAGAGTGTTGATGGCGAGTACActcctctgtctgtttgtcaaGAGTTTTACAGAAATAGCAGCATCTATCCTGGAAATGAGACCTTTGACATTGATCCACATAttgataaag ACTGTATTTCCATATATCCCGTGCAATCGTTTGACCACAGCGGTTCGGCCATGCACCTCAACTTCTCTTTAGATTTCAAAAG gctgCTATCTGTGAACATCTACCTTACTCTGAAAACAATCAATCTGCAGACTGTGCGGCACCACGAGCTACCAGACTGTTACGACTTTCATATAATG atcatGTTTGACAATCGTGCACACAGTGGAAAGATAAAGCTCGATGTTATAAATGATGTAAGAATTTATGAATGCAGAGACTGGAATGTTGAAGGCACTT CTGGTAAGAACGATTACCTCCTCCTGTCATTTGACTCTGTGGTCATCCTCGCCTGCTTCACCTCCCTCATCCTCTGCATGCGATCCGTCATCAATGGCATCCAACTCCAGTTT GAGTTCAACATATTCTTCCATGCCTACTACAATAAAATGGTGTCTTGGTCAGACCGCATGGAGTTTGTGAACGGCTGGTATATCCTCATCATTGTGAGCGACACACTGACCATCGCTGGGTCAGCGCTGAAAATTGGAATACAaacaaag taCCTGACAAACTATGACGTCTGCAGTATCTTGCTGGGAACAGCCACAATGCTCGTCTGGGTCGGTGTGATGCGTTACCTTGGTTTCTTCAGGAAATACAAT ATATTAATCTTAACACTAAGGGCGGCATTCCCAAATGTGATTCGATTCTGCTGCTGTGCGGCCATGATCTACCTTGGGTACTGTTTCTGTGGCTGGATCGTCCTTGGGCCTTACCATGACAAA TTTCGAACGCTTGACAAGGTGACAGAGTGCCTCTTCTCCCTTCTCAACGGAGATGACATGTACGCCACCTTCCTGAAGATGAGACATGGGGGCTACATGGTGTGGCTCTTCAGCAGACTTTACCTTTACTCCTTCATCTCCCTCTTCATCTACATGGTGCTCAGCCTGTTCATCGCTCTCATCACTGACACCTACGAGACCATTAAG CATCACCAGCAGGACAAGATGCCAGTGTCCCAGCTTCATGCCTTCATAGCAGAGTGCAGGGACCAGCCTGAGTCTGGAAGATACCAGACTGATGAAGAACCAGCGTCCTGCTGCCTCTCttcatgctgctgcttttaa
- the ssx2ipa gene encoding synovial sarcoma, X breakpoint 2 interacting protein a: MGESWTTVPIGTSTGNYEISSISHVTMSPSRQNNLVSMLSSLPLTKSSYSVISAFCTEDNIPQCISYINQELDSLGLSSTCIEASSPGAASLNTVPALNAMYELLQIHRRDMCTLEELEKDQLKKTSTLDHMQMNNSRLKDQLELSIREKSGLHETERQLQLKIKTLQSCLKTEKDEVQKLQSIIASRASQYSHDAKRKEREAAKLKERLSQLLIDRKDKKLAIDVLNCLGRSDGKRSHWKTAKATASHEGEMYKSLLNDYEASQRSLMLENAELKKVLQQMKKEMIHILSPRQPSTRGATADDSQEQADSDGEEKAGDSSRETLDQSCEHAREQLTNSIRQQWRKLRSHMEKLDSQASQVQNQLEANKEVIPRETHEDEMERMRREVQQCKEFIHAQQQLLQQQLNTSFDDETAALLNDCYTLEEKERLKEEWRLFEEQKRNFERERKNFTEAAIRLGREKKAFEDDRASWLKNQFLNMTPFTDRRRCSSSDGQSALSIRSEPEMRMSSTKTQLAKSSTYATFSTPKPTQSAPVPSTSELYRTLRLIPDSSSSRHSNRGRWQESSSIEDGDIRVKSKNRVRCGDLSIFSLGEDENSPT, translated from the exons ATGGGAGAGTCGTGGACAACTGTGCCAATAGGGACATCCACGG GAAACTATGAGATCTCCAGCATATCACATGTGACAATGTCCCCCTCGAGACAGAACAACCTTGTGTCAATGCTCTCTTCTTTGCCGCTGACCAAAAGCTCCTACAGTGTGATAAGTGCCTTTTGCACCGAGGATAACATCCCTCAGTGCATTTCATACATCAATCAG GAGCTCGACTCGCTGGGCCTCTCCTCCACATGTATTGAGGCCAGCTCACCAGGGGCAGCCAGCCTGAACACAGTGCCAGCTCTGAATGCCATGTATGAGCTACTGCAGATTCACAGACGCGATATGTGCACTTTAGAGGAGCTCGAGAAAGATCAGCTGAAGAAAACCAGCACCTTGGACCACATGCAGATGAACAACTCCAGACTCAAG GATCAGCTGGAACTGTCCATAAGGGAGAAATCAGGTCTACatgagacagagaggcagctaCAACTCAAAATCAAGACTTTGCAGAGCtgcttaaaaacagaaaaagatgag GTTCAGAAGCTCCAGAGTATCATCGCCAGCCGTGCCTCTCAGTACAGTCATGATgccaagagaaaagaaagagaagctgCAAAACTCAAGGAACGCCTCAGCCAGCTGCTGATTGACAGAAAGGATAAGAAACTAG CTATTGATGTACTGAATTGCTTGGGTCGGTCAGATGGAAAAAGGAGCCACTGGAAGACTGCCAAAGCGACAGCCAG CCATGAGGGAGAGATGTACAAGTCTTTGCTAAATGACTACGAGGCGAGTCAGAGGTCCCTGATGCTGGAGAACGCTGAGCTCAAGAAAGTCCTCCAGCAGATGAAGAAGGAGATGATACATATCCTGAGTCCACGGCAGCCCTCTACCAGAGGAGCCACCGCTGATGACAGTCAGGAGcag GCTGATTCAGATGGGGAGGAGAAGGCCGGTGACTCTAGCAGGGAAACTCTGGACCAATCCTGTGAGCACGCTCGGGAGCAGCTCACCAACAGCATCCGCCAGCAGTGGAGGAAACTGAGGAGCCACATGGAGAAGTTAGACAGCCAAG CTTCACAAGTGCAGAATCAGCTGGAGGCCAATAAAGAGGTGATACCGAGGGAGACCCATGAGGATGAGATGGAGAGGATGAGGCGTGAAGTGCAGCAGTGCAAAGAGTTCATTCATGCACAGCAACAGCTCCTCCAG CAACAACTCAACACCTCATTTGATGACGAGACAGCAGCTCTTCTTAATGACTGCTACACTCTGGAGGAGAAGGAGCGTCTCAAAGAGGAGTGGAGGCTCTTTGAGGAACAGAAGAGAAACtttgagagggagagaaagaactTCACAGAGGCTGCTATTCGTCTGGGGCGAGAG AAAAAGGCCTTTGAGGACGACCGTGCCTCTTGGCTCAAGAATCAGTTTTTGAACATGACTCCCTTTACTGACCGGAGGAGGTGTTCCTCGTCTGACGGTCAAAGTGCCTTATCAATCA GAAGTGAGCCAGAGATGAGGATGTCTTCCACAAAAACTCAGCTGGCCAAATCATCCACCTACGCCACATTCTCCACTCCAAAACCTACACAAAGCGCGCCTGTGCCATCCACAAGTGAACTTTACCGGACACTCCGTCTGATACCAGACAGCAG CTCTTCCAGACATTCAAATCGAGGCCGCTGGCAAGAGTCCAGCTCCATTGAAGATGGAGACATTCGGGTCAAATCAAAAAACAGAGTCCGATGTGGAGACTTGAGTATCTTCTCTTTGGGTGAAGATGAGAACAGCCCCACTTGA
- the fuz gene encoding protein fuzzy homolog, which produces MQEGTTASMMLLQHGSTQLLCLTASSGVPLFTRGASKQLPFSVIGSLNGVHMFGGGQGVVLSSCETEGGGKVVWRVFQDSVMLIAVSGPGGSSKEEEMYLQRLLENVWSCMVLVLGQDELTNVRNVERLKRDLRSCFSLIDQLLEEKQEGILGNLTHCADSLLPPNPALLREAVDGFAQAADSEFGCLIVHGRIAAATEKWWRLAPQEVVLLSALMRSLSASGSVSCDYPVFLPQGSPTVAHRLLRFQLLPGADVCVLCGPTPSLHKAESGLVVRFWTPLVETLRDCLGVGERCLPGSVTLRPDVLALLLINRETRRSVSCVRTSTNHPPGDPPLPSKARCWELLKLFYIFSMTRYFNQEETLCVSPEERAQRGHTEDFVLGFSHQPLQFYLVTEECKSFGLQTPQHQLFLLIPLSVPTFALRTVATQTLSDIVTATGF; this is translated from the coding sequence ATGCAAGAGGGAACCACAGCTAGCATGATGCTGCTCCAGCATGGGTCAACACAGCTGCTCTGCCTCACAGCCAGCAGTGGGGTCCCTCTCTTCACAAGAGGGGCCTCCAAACAGCTCCCCTTCTCTGTCATCGGCTCCCTGAACGGTGTCCACATGTTTGGAGGTGGTCAGGGAGTAGTGTTGTCCAGCTGTGAGACTGAAGGTGGGGGTAAAGTGGTGTGGAGAGTCTTCCAGGACAGTGTGATGCTCATCGCTGTGAGTGGACCAGGTGGCAGCagcaaagaggaggagatgtaTTTACAGCGCCTCCTGGAGAATGTGTGGAGCTGCATGGTGCTGGTGTTGGGACAAGATGAGCTGACCAATGTTAGAAACGTTGAGAGGCTGAAGAGGGACTTGCGGTCCTGCTTCAGCCTCATTGATCAGCTGTTGGAGGAGAAGCAAGAGGGCATCCTGGGTAACCTGACCCACTGTGCGGACTCACTTCTGCCTCCAAACCCTGCTTTGCTTCGGGAGGCTGTTGATGGCTTTGCTCAGGCTGCAGACAGTGAATTTGGCTGCCTCATTGTCCATGGGCGAATAGCAGCAGCCACTGAGAAGTGGTGGCGCCTTGCACCTCAAGAGgttgtgctgctttctgctTTGATGCGATCCCTCTCCGCTTCTGGATCAGTCTCTTGTGATTACCCAGTTTTCCTTCCTCAGGGCAGCCCCACTGTGGCCCACCGCCTACTTCGCTTCCAGCTGCTACCTGgggcagatgtgtgtgtgctgtgtggcCCAACACCATCCCTGCATAAAGCTGAAAGTGGACTGGTGGTTCGTTTCTGGACACCCCTGGTGGAGACCCTGAGAGACTGTCTGGGCGTTGGAGAGCGCTGCTTACCAGGATCTGTAACCCTGCGTCCTGATGTGCTGGCACTTCTGCTCATCAACCGTGAAACACGTCGCTCAGTTTCCTGTGTGCGGACTTCCACTAATCATCCACCTGGTGACCCCCCTTTACCCTCCAAGGCCCGCTGCTGGGAGCTACTAAAGCTCTTCTACATCTTCAGCATGACACGCTACTTTAACCAGGAGGAGACTTTGTGTGTCTCCCCAGAGGAGCGGGCCCAGAGAGGACACACTGAAGACTTTGTCCTTGGTTTCTCCCACCAACCACTGCAGTTCTATCTAGTTACAGAGGAGTGCAAAAGCTTCGGACTTCAGACACCGCAGCACCAGCTCTTCCTGCTCATCCCACTGTCGGTGCCCACCTTTGCGCTGCGTACGGTGGCTACACAGACTCTCTCTGATATAGTTACAGCCACTGGGTTTTAA